A single region of the Streptomyces sp. NBC_01381 genome encodes:
- a CDS encoding S41 family peptidase encodes MSSPSPTSSPRPRIARPAGGYLRDPHLHDGLLTFVAEQDVWTVPLGGGRAWRASAEREPARHPRISPDGRLLAWTAWRDGAPEAVVAPVDGGVPVRVTHWANSRTRVLGWVSPEELLVVSAAGERATRRTWAWAVPLDGGPARRLPYGPVSGVAHGPAGAVLVQTPSMFGEAAFWKRYRGGTTGRLWIDRAGDGEFARVHPDIDGNIECPLWVGGRIAFLSDHEDNGRLWSSLPDGGDLRRHTAHPFATRNATTDGTRVVYQSGGELWLLPGLGPDQEAVRVDVALGSPGAGRVPYTVTGSEALEGFDADRTGEGVVVTASGSAQWLGGPDEPARELAAEPGTRARLPRVLGDSGRVARVVVVDGHEAIEVSTERAVSGSKAASHRFGAGRLGRVRELVAAPDGCSLALAAHDGRVLVVRVDSGEVTEVDRTDGGEVTDVVFSPDSRWLAWSHPYPNKVRQIRLAHLEDGAVVRATEPRFSDRSPAFTADGRHLAFLSERNFETTPQAHLLGPAFAAGTRLCLLPLAADTPSPFSPHDPRPAPDPGGVGTRLDPEAIAERVEVFPVPAGDLIDLRAADGGVLWIRKNPSGDWLADRGTLMRWDFAAGRASEIRADVDEYTVTGDGRRVLARTGSALSLLPADRPAAPGEAKDVDLDRVRVRVDPPARWAQGFDEDGGLIRDVYVRADMGGVDWDAVLDRYRPLVRRLGCYDDFIDLLWEVHGELGCSHAYVTERPAPHRERRAQGLLGADLTRDADGIWRVGRVPRGDASVEGAVSPLRAPGVGVREGDAVLEVDGVSVMPDRSPAVLLAGRAGLATRVTVRPGPGGEPRTVVVVPLRDEAALRYHDWVASRRELVADASRGRLGYLHIPDMLGSGWAQFHRDLRTEFDREGVVVDLRENTGGYLSELVVETLARRVLGWRVTRGGSALSYPSLSPRGPVVVVTDEFTGSDGDVAAAAVRALDVGPVVGNRTWGGVNVMDWNFSLGDGTGLILPREAYWFARDGWQLENRGVAPDIEVRCTPGDLIAGRDRHLEEAVRAGLDRLAGHPVASPPPPAW; translated from the coding sequence TTGTCCTCGCCCTCGCCCACGTCGTCGCCCCGCCCGCGCATCGCCCGCCCGGCGGGCGGCTACCTGCGTGACCCGCACCTGCACGACGGCCTGCTGACCTTCGTCGCCGAGCAGGACGTGTGGACCGTGCCGCTCGGCGGTGGCCGGGCGTGGCGCGCCAGCGCGGAGCGGGAACCGGCCCGGCATCCGCGCATCAGCCCGGACGGCCGGCTGCTCGCGTGGACGGCGTGGCGCGACGGCGCGCCCGAGGCCGTCGTCGCCCCGGTCGACGGCGGTGTGCCCGTCCGCGTCACGCACTGGGCCAACTCCCGTACGCGGGTGCTCGGTTGGGTCTCGCCCGAGGAACTCCTCGTGGTGAGTGCGGCGGGGGAGCGCGCCACGCGAAGGACCTGGGCCTGGGCGGTTCCCCTTGACGGCGGCCCCGCGAGGCGGCTGCCCTACGGACCGGTCTCCGGGGTGGCGCACGGGCCGGCGGGCGCCGTCCTCGTACAGACCCCTTCGATGTTCGGTGAGGCCGCGTTCTGGAAGCGGTACCGGGGCGGCACCACGGGCCGGCTGTGGATCGACCGGGCGGGGGACGGCGAGTTCGCCCGGGTCCATCCCGACATCGACGGCAACATCGAGTGCCCGCTGTGGGTCGGCGGCCGCATCGCCTTCCTCTCCGACCACGAGGACAACGGCCGGCTCTGGTCGAGCCTGCCCGACGGCGGTGATCTGCGCCGTCACACGGCGCATCCCTTCGCCACGCGCAACGCCACCACGGACGGCACGCGCGTCGTCTACCAGAGCGGTGGCGAGCTGTGGCTGCTGCCCGGCCTCGGCCCGGATCAGGAGGCCGTACGCGTCGACGTCGCCCTCGGCAGTCCGGGCGCAGGGCGCGTGCCGTACACCGTCACCGGAAGCGAGGCGCTTGAGGGCTTCGACGCCGACCGGACCGGCGAGGGCGTGGTGGTCACGGCGAGCGGCTCGGCGCAGTGGCTCGGCGGACCGGACGAGCCCGCGCGGGAGCTGGCCGCGGAACCGGGCACCCGGGCCAGGCTGCCCCGTGTCCTCGGCGACTCCGGCAGGGTCGCCCGCGTCGTGGTCGTGGACGGTCACGAGGCCATCGAGGTCAGCACGGAGCGGGCGGTCTCCGGCAGCAAGGCGGCGTCGCACCGGTTCGGTGCCGGGCGCCTGGGCCGGGTGCGGGAACTTGTGGCGGCGCCCGACGGCTGCTCGCTCGCGCTGGCCGCCCACGACGGCCGCGTCCTCGTGGTGCGCGTCGACTCCGGTGAGGTGACCGAGGTGGACCGCACCGACGGCGGTGAGGTCACCGACGTGGTCTTCTCGCCGGACTCGCGGTGGCTCGCCTGGTCACATCCGTACCCCAACAAGGTGCGCCAGATCAGACTCGCGCACCTGGAGGACGGAGCGGTGGTGCGGGCGACCGAGCCGCGGTTCAGCGACCGCTCGCCCGCGTTCACCGCCGACGGACGCCATCTGGCCTTCCTGTCCGAGCGGAACTTCGAAACGACCCCGCAGGCGCACCTGCTGGGACCGGCGTTCGCGGCGGGCACCCGGCTCTGCCTCCTGCCGCTGGCCGCTGACACACCGTCACCCTTCTCGCCGCACGACCCGCGCCCCGCTCCGGACCCTGGTGGCGTCGGGACGCGGCTCGACCCGGAGGCCATCGCCGAGCGGGTGGAGGTCTTCCCCGTACCCGCGGGAGACCTCATCGACCTGCGCGCGGCGGACGGCGGTGTGCTGTGGATCCGCAAGAACCCCAGCGGCGACTGGCTTGCGGACCGCGGCACGCTGATGCGCTGGGACTTCGCGGCGGGCCGCGCGAGCGAGATCCGGGCGGACGTCGACGAGTACACCGTGACCGGAGACGGCCGGCGGGTCCTGGCCAGGACCGGTTCGGCGCTGTCCCTGCTGCCCGCCGACCGGCCCGCGGCGCCGGGCGAGGCGAAGGACGTCGACCTGGACCGGGTGCGCGTCCGGGTCGATCCGCCCGCGCGCTGGGCCCAGGGCTTCGACGAGGACGGCGGTCTCATCCGCGACGTCTACGTACGCGCCGACATGGGAGGCGTCGACTGGGACGCCGTGCTCGACCGGTACCGGCCGCTGGTGCGGCGGCTCGGCTGCTACGACGACTTCATCGACCTGCTCTGGGAGGTGCACGGAGAGCTCGGCTGCTCCCACGCCTACGTCACCGAACGCCCGGCGCCGCACCGGGAACGGCGTGCCCAGGGCCTGCTCGGCGCCGACCTGACGCGGGACGCGGACGGGATCTGGCGCGTGGGCCGGGTGCCGCGCGGCGACGCGTCGGTGGAGGGCGCGGTGTCCCCGCTGCGGGCACCCGGCGTCGGCGTACGCGAGGGCGACGCGGTCCTGGAGGTCGACGGCGTGTCCGTCATGCCCGACCGGAGCCCCGCCGTTCTCCTCGCGGGCCGGGCGGGTCTGGCCACCCGGGTGACCGTGCGCCCCGGGCCGGGCGGTGAGCCACGGACCGTGGTGGTCGTCCCGCTGCGTGACGAGGCGGCGTTGCGGTACCACGACTGGGTGGCCTCCCGCCGCGAGCTGGTCGCCGACGCGTCGCGCGGGCGCCTCGGCTATCTACACATCCCGGACATGCTGGGGTCGGGGTGGGCACAGTTCCACCGCGACCTGCGCACCGAGTTCGACCGCGAGGGCGTCGTGGTGGACCTCCGGGAGAACACCGGCGGCTATCTCTCCGAGCTTGTCGTCGAGACGCTCGCGCGCCGCGTACTCGGCTGGCGCGTCACCCGCGGCGGCTCCGCGCTGAGCTACCCCTCGCTGTCTCCGCGGGGCCCGGTCGTCGTGGTCACCGACGAGTTCACGGGCTCCGACGGTGATGTCGCCGCGGCCGCGGTCCGGGCCCTTGATGTCGGCCCCGTCGTCGGCAACCGCACCTGGGGCGGGGTGAACGTGATGGACTGGAACTTCTCCCTGGGCGACGGCACCGGACTGATCCTCCCGCGCGAGGCGTACTGGTTCGCGCGGGACGGCTGGCAGCTGGAGAACAGGGGAGTGGCGCCGGACATCGAGGTGAGGTGCACGCCCGGGGACCTGATCGCAGGGCGGGACCGCCATCTGGAGGAGGCGGTCCGCGCCGGGCTCGACCGCCTCGCCGGACATCCCGTCGCGTCACCGCCGCCCCCGGCGTGGTGA
- a CDS encoding SRPBCC family protein, producing the protein MALFRIDQESPLPTREVWRRLTAWERHGDVVPLTRVVVRTPQPTGEGTVFVARTGLGRRIGFDDVMEVVVWRPPGPDGAGVCRLEKRGSFVTGWAEIEVSPRPGAAGSLIAWREDLRVRWMPAFCDGALRPAARWMFGRAVTRLLASPPPRPDGDPPGV; encoded by the coding sequence GTGGCTCTCTTCCGGATCGACCAGGAATCGCCCCTGCCCACCCGCGAGGTCTGGCGGCGGCTCACCGCGTGGGAGCGGCACGGCGATGTGGTCCCGCTGACGCGGGTCGTCGTCAGAACGCCGCAGCCGACGGGCGAAGGAACGGTGTTCGTCGCGCGCACGGGGCTCGGGCGCCGCATCGGATTCGACGACGTCATGGAGGTCGTGGTCTGGCGCCCGCCGGGCCCGGACGGCGCGGGCGTGTGCCGTCTTGAGAAGCGGGGGTCGTTCGTGACGGGCTGGGCGGAGATCGAGGTGTCCCCCCGCCCCGGAGCCGCCGGTTCGCTCATCGCCTGGCGCGAGGACCTGCGGGTGCGCTGGATGCCGGCCTTCTGCGACGGGGCGTTGAGGCCGGCGGCACGGTGGATGTTCGGGCGGGCGGTGACCAGGCTCCTGGCATCTCCGCCGCCCCGGCCCGACGGAGACCCGCCCGGCGTTTGA
- a CDS encoding aminopeptidase P family protein, whose translation MTDSTKPAPRPEGRKNGLYPAISEELSALMRTGWADTEQRDLRPAEQSAHAARRRAALSARFPGERLVIPSGNLKTRSNDSHYPFRPYSAYVHMTGDQARDCALVLEPRPGGGHDAHLYQLPRDGRDSDEFWTGMTAELWMGRRRSLAESELLLGLPCRDVRDAPAELAESAVPTRIVRGHDPALEAAVTTDEQRDAELDEALSELRLIKDDWEIGELRKAVDSTVRGFTDVVRELATAIATSERWIEGTFFRRARLEGNHIGYGSICAAGEHATIMHWDQNDGPVRPGELLLLDAGVETHSLYTADVTRTLPIDGTFTPLQRKIYDAVYEAQEAGIAAVKPGAAYRDFHDAAQRHLAHRLVEWGLLDGAPDRVFELGLQRRFTMAGTGHMLGLDVHDCAQARTEEYVGGVLEAGMVLTVEPGLYFQADDLTVPEEYRGIGVRIEDDLLVTADGNENLSAGLPRDAAAVESWMRNLMPGH comes from the coding sequence ATGACCGATTCCACGAAGCCCGCCCCCAGGCCCGAGGGACGCAAGAACGGCCTCTACCCCGCCATCTCCGAAGAACTCTCCGCCCTGATGAGAACGGGCTGGGCCGACACCGAGCAGCGCGACCTGCGCCCGGCCGAGCAGTCCGCGCACGCCGCCCGCCGCCGCGCCGCCCTCTCCGCACGCTTCCCGGGCGAGCGCCTCGTGATCCCCTCCGGAAACCTCAAGACCCGCTCGAACGACAGCCATTACCCCTTCCGCCCCTACTCCGCGTACGTCCACATGACCGGCGACCAGGCGAGGGACTGCGCCCTGGTCCTCGAACCGCGCCCCGGCGGCGGCCATGACGCGCACCTGTACCAGCTCCCCCGCGACGGCCGGGACAGCGACGAGTTCTGGACCGGCATGACGGCCGAGCTGTGGATGGGCCGCAGGCGCAGCCTCGCCGAGTCCGAGCTGCTGCTCGGCCTGCCCTGCCGCGATGTCCGCGACGCCCCCGCCGAGCTGGCGGAATCCGCCGTGCCGACCCGCATCGTGCGCGGCCACGACCCGGCGCTCGAAGCGGCGGTGACCACCGACGAGCAGCGCGACGCCGAGCTCGACGAGGCGCTCTCGGAGCTTCGCCTGATCAAGGACGACTGGGAGATCGGCGAGCTGCGCAAGGCCGTGGACTCCACGGTGCGCGGATTCACCGATGTCGTAAGGGAGTTGGCGACCGCGATCGCCACGTCGGAGCGCTGGATCGAGGGCACCTTCTTCCGCCGCGCCCGCCTGGAGGGCAACCACATCGGGTACGGATCGATCTGCGCGGCGGGCGAGCACGCGACGATCATGCACTGGGACCAGAACGACGGACCCGTGCGTCCCGGTGAACTCCTGCTCCTGGACGCGGGCGTGGAGACCCACTCCCTCTACACGGCCGATGTCACCAGGACCCTCCCCATCGACGGCACCTTCACGCCGCTCCAGCGCAAGATCTACGACGCGGTGTACGAGGCGCAGGAGGCGGGCATCGCCGCGGTGAAGCCGGGCGCCGCCTACCGCGACTTCCATGACGCGGCGCAGCGGCACCTCGCGCACCGCCTCGTCGAGTGGGGCCTGCTCGACGGCGCCCCGGACCGGGTCTTCGAGCTGGGGCTGCAGCGCCGCTTCACCATGGCGGGCACCGGCCACATGCTCGGCCTCGACGTCCACGACTGCGCCCAGGCGCGCACCGAGGAGTACGTCGGCGGCGTACTCGAAGCGGGGATGGTGCTGACCGTCGAGCCCGGCCTGTACTTCCAGGCGGACGATCTCACCGTGCCCGAGGAGTACCGCGGCATCGGGGTCCGCATCGAGGACGACCTCCTGGTCACGGCCGACGGCAACGAGAACCTGTCGGCGGGCCTGCCGCGGGACGCTGCCGCTGTGGAGAGCTGGATGCGCAACCTCATGCCGGGTCACTAG
- a CDS encoding FAD-dependent monooxygenase: MKVACVGGGPAALYLSILLKRQDPSHDITVHERNPAGSTYGWGVTYWGGLLDKLRAGDPESAHAVVGHSVRWSDGIAHVGGRTTVHHGDEGFGIGRHRLLDILTRRARSLGVRVEFESEITAAGMLSDADMLSDADLVVAGDGVHSGLRERHAGHFGTEVAVGRNKYIWLGTSKVFDSFTFAFVETAHGWIWCYGYRFSDERSTCVVECSPETWTGLGLHEASEAESLALLERLFAGPLDGHRLIGRAQADGSPQWLNFRTLTNRTWHRDNLVLLGDAAHTTHYSIGAGTTLALEDALALAAALRGSPRLEPALDAYGRERRSALLSVQSAARYSAQWYENLPRYIRLDPHQMFALLGQRHSPLLPHIPPQLYYRIDRAAEQLEPLRRMKRWLGPKVARTLHARTRATRE; encoded by the coding sequence GTGAAGGTCGCCTGCGTCGGCGGCGGACCCGCCGCCCTGTACCTCTCGATCCTGCTCAAGCGGCAGGACCCGTCCCACGACATCACCGTCCATGAGCGCAACCCCGCCGGGTCCACCTACGGCTGGGGCGTGACCTACTGGGGCGGACTGCTCGACAAGCTCCGGGCCGGTGACCCCGAGTCCGCGCACGCCGTCGTCGGGCACTCGGTCCGCTGGAGCGACGGCATCGCGCACGTGGGGGGCCGCACGACCGTGCACCACGGTGACGAGGGCTTCGGCATCGGCCGCCACCGGCTGCTCGACATCCTCACCCGGCGGGCCCGGTCCCTCGGCGTACGCGTCGAGTTCGAGAGCGAGATCACGGCCGCCGGCATGCTGTCCGACGCCGACATGCTCTCCGACGCCGACCTGGTCGTCGCGGGCGACGGCGTCCACAGCGGTCTTCGCGAGCGGCACGCCGGGCACTTCGGCACCGAGGTCGCGGTCGGCCGCAACAAGTACATCTGGCTCGGCACGAGCAAGGTCTTCGACTCCTTCACCTTCGCCTTCGTCGAGACCGCGCACGGCTGGATCTGGTGCTACGGCTACCGGTTCAGCGACGAGCGGAGCACCTGTGTCGTCGAGTGCTCCCCGGAGACCTGGACCGGCCTCGGGCTGCACGAGGCGAGCGAGGCCGAGAGCCTCGCCCTCCTGGAACGGCTCTTCGCGGGGCCGCTCGACGGGCACCGCCTGATCGGCAGGGCGCAGGCCGACGGCAGCCCGCAGTGGCTCAACTTCCGCACCCTGACCAACCGGACGTGGCACCGCGACAACCTCGTCCTGCTCGGCGACGCCGCGCACACCACGCACTACTCGATCGGCGCCGGCACCACCCTCGCCCTGGAGGACGCCCTCGCCCTGGCGGCGGCCCTGCGCGGGAGCCCGCGCCTCGAACCCGCCCTGGACGCCTACGGGCGCGAGCGGAGGTCCGCACTCCTCTCCGTCCAGAGCGCGGCCCGCTACAGCGCCCAGTGGTACGAGAACCTGCCGCGCTACATCCGCCTCGACCCGCACCAGATGTTCGCACTCCTGGGCCAGCGCCACTCGCCCCTGCTTCCGCACATCCCGCCGCAGCTCTACTACCGAATCGACCGCGCGGCTGAGCAGTTGGAGCCGCTGCGGAGGATGAAGCGGTGGCTGGGGCCGAAGGTGGCGCGGACGCTGCACGCCCGTACGCGGGCGACGCGCGAGTAG
- a CDS encoding nitroreductase family protein, which produces MAPNDAAQAVLDYVHAVRTRWTAPIAPPGFAPDWADRPDPHTYYPQTERQPLPLHDPQVPAGDGRFDLPLLGSFLHLSAGVLSRRWQIDWSPDIAGATTLTGARWGRGTPSGGGSYPLELYVAADPSAPMSSGIHHYASGLHALERVAAGNPVPEIAGALRPGRPDGTDAYLLCALRFWKSAYKYNNFSYHLMLHDLGAFLGSWGALGQQYGVVGDPCLAFDDRALARMLGLDPREGGVLAVLPLSWADRPPGSSPLRCDDHRARPVRSAPRERSRETREFPLVSAVHEATSVNPPLDTGRLDEPLPDPPAGVVPLDTADSADSGAGPVPVADALARRASANGRFNGGRPVRISVLGEALRAASHGLGGTRGGVRLRLAARRVAGLEAGVYDYHPERHALVPVANTAALDDRVYALPNYSVGQAAVTVVSHWQPERAVARAGPRAYRYVAVAAGAAAQRLQLAATRAGLASGIVLGFQGPVLEDAIGLTAEGRHGLLCVFMGHHQEGIARLDDRLY; this is translated from the coding sequence ATGGCCCCGAACGACGCGGCGCAGGCCGTCCTCGACTACGTACACGCCGTGCGCACCCGCTGGACGGCTCCGATCGCGCCACCGGGATTCGCACCCGACTGGGCCGACCGGCCCGACCCGCACACCTACTACCCGCAGACCGAACGGCAGCCGCTGCCCCTGCACGACCCCCAAGTCCCCGCCGGTGACGGCCGGTTCGACCTGCCGCTCCTCGGTTCGTTCCTCCATCTCTCCGCCGGGGTGCTGTCCCGCCGCTGGCAGATCGACTGGAGCCCCGACATCGCGGGCGCGACGACGCTGACCGGGGCCCGCTGGGGCCGGGGCACCCCGTCCGGGGGCGGCTCCTACCCCCTGGAGTTGTATGTGGCGGCGGACCCATCGGCACCGATGTCCTCCGGGATCCATCACTACGCCTCGGGGCTGCACGCGCTGGAGCGGGTCGCCGCCGGGAATCCCGTGCCGGAGATCGCCGGGGCCCTGCGCCCGGGACGACCCGACGGGACCGACGCGTACCTGCTCTGCGCGCTGCGCTTCTGGAAGTCGGCGTACAAGTACAACAACTTCTCCTACCACCTGATGCTGCACGACCTGGGTGCCTTCCTCGGCTCATGGGGTGCGCTGGGGCAGCAGTACGGCGTCGTGGGCGACCCGTGTCTCGCCTTCGACGACCGGGCGCTCGCCCGGATGCTGGGCCTGGACCCCCGCGAGGGCGGTGTACTGGCGGTCCTTCCGCTCTCCTGGGCCGACCGGCCGCCCGGGAGCAGCCCCCTCCGGTGCGACGATCACCGGGCTCGCCCCGTTCGGAGCGCTCCTCGCGAACGCTCCCGCGAGACCCGCGAGTTCCCTCTGGTGAGCGCCGTGCATGAGGCAACTTCGGTCAACCCGCCTTTGGATACTGGCCGGTTGGACGAGCCGCTGCCGGATCCCCCGGCGGGCGTGGTGCCGTTGGACACCGCGGACAGCGCCGACTCGGGCGCCGGTCCCGTCCCCGTCGCGGACGCCCTGGCCCGCCGGGCATCGGCGAACGGGCGCTTCAACGGCGGTCGCCCGGTGCGGATTTCGGTCCTGGGCGAGGCGTTGCGGGCGGCGTCGCACGGGCTGGGGGGAACGCGTGGAGGCGTGCGTCTGCGGCTCGCGGCCCGTCGCGTGGCCGGTCTCGAAGCCGGTGTGTACGACTACCACCCCGAGCGGCACGCCCTGGTGCCGGTGGCTAACACCGCGGCGTTGGACGACCGGGTCTACGCCCTGCCCAACTACTCGGTGGGCCAGGCCGCCGTGACCGTGGTCTCCCACTGGCAGCCGGAGCGCGCCGTCGCACGGGCCGGTCCTCGCGCCTACCGGTACGTGGCCGTCGCCGCGGGCGCGGCAGCCCAGCGGCTGCAACTGGCCGCCACCCGGGCCGGTCTTGCCTCCGGCATCGTGCTCGGCTTCCAAGGGCCCGTGCTCGAAGACGCCATCGGGCTGACGGCGGAGGGCCGGCACGGCCTGCTGTGCGTCTTCATGGGCCACCACCAGGAGGGCATCGCACGCCTGGACGACCGCCTGTACTGA
- a CDS encoding FAD-binding oxidoreductase — MTKRLTCDVVVVGAGMVGAACALYAARAGLSVVLVDRGPVAGGTTGSGEGNLLVSDKEPGPELELALLSGRLWAELAAEPGLGAGIEFEAKGGVVVASSGEGLAALGEFAAGQRAAGVDARAVAADELRALEPHLAPDAVGGVHYPQDSQVMPTLAAAQLVRIARSLGTELRTGWTVTAVLRTADGAVRGVRTDQGEIHAPAVVNAAGTWGGELAALAGVRLPVLPRRGFVLVTEPLPRMVRHKVYAADYVADVASGSAALQTSPVVEGTAAGPVLIGASRERVGFDRSFSLPVMRALAAGATRLFPFLENIRAMRAYVGFRPYLPDHLPAIGPDARMPGLFHACGHEGAGIGLATGTGYLIAQVLGGVRPDLGLGPFRPDRFGEGVS, encoded by the coding sequence GTGACCAAGCGGCTGACCTGCGATGTTGTGGTTGTCGGCGCCGGGATGGTGGGCGCTGCCTGTGCGCTGTACGCGGCGCGTGCCGGGCTGTCCGTCGTCCTGGTGGACCGCGGTCCTGTGGCCGGAGGCACGACCGGATCGGGCGAGGGGAATCTGCTCGTCTCCGACAAGGAGCCGGGTCCCGAGCTTGAACTCGCCCTGCTCTCCGGCCGGTTGTGGGCCGAGCTCGCCGCCGAGCCCGGCCTCGGCGCGGGCATCGAGTTCGAGGCCAAGGGCGGCGTCGTCGTGGCCTCGTCCGGTGAAGGGCTCGCGGCGCTCGGGGAGTTCGCCGCCGGGCAGCGGGCGGCCGGGGTGGACGCGCGCGCCGTCGCGGCCGATGAGCTGCGCGCACTCGAACCGCACCTCGCCCCCGACGCCGTCGGCGGCGTTCACTATCCCCAGGACAGCCAGGTGATGCCGACCCTCGCGGCAGCCCAACTGGTGCGCATCGCACGGTCGTTGGGCACTGAACTGCGCACCGGCTGGACCGTCACCGCCGTGCTGCGCACCGCGGACGGCGCGGTCCGCGGCGTCCGCACCGACCAGGGGGAGATCCATGCCCCGGCCGTCGTGAACGCCGCGGGCACCTGGGGCGGCGAGCTCGCCGCCCTCGCGGGAGTGCGCCTCCCCGTCCTGCCCCGGCGCGGATTCGTCCTGGTCACCGAGCCGCTGCCGCGCATGGTCCGGCACAAGGTGTACGCCGCTGACTACGTGGCCGATGTGGCCAGCGGATCCGCCGCGCTGCAGACCTCACCGGTCGTCGAGGGCACGGCGGCGGGGCCGGTCCTGATCGGGGCGAGCCGTGAACGGGTCGGCTTCGACCGGAGCTTCTCGCTGCCCGTCATGCGAGCCCTCGCGGCGGGCGCGACCCGGCTCTTCCCGTTCCTGGAGAACATCCGCGCGATGCGCGCCTACGTAGGCTTCCGCCCCTACCTGCCCGACCACCTGCCCGCCATCGGACCGGACGCGCGGATGCCGGGGCTGTTCCACGCGTGCGGGCACGAGGGCGCGGGCATCGGACTGGCCACGGGGACGGGGTACTTGATCGCTCAGGTGCTGGGTGGGGTGAGGCCGGATCTTGGGCTCGGTCCGTTTCGGCCGGATCGATTTGGCGAGGGGGTTTCGTGA
- a CDS encoding (2Fe-2S)-binding protein: MDLVRARPGPAYTVTFDGRELPALPGQTVAAALWSAGVAAWRTTRGGGEPRGVFCGIGVCFDCLVTVNGRPNQRACLVPAAPGDEIRSQDGTGRSDTGEVR; encoded by the coding sequence ATGGACCTGGTCCGCGCCCGCCCCGGGCCGGCGTACACCGTCACGTTCGACGGCCGCGAGCTTCCCGCTCTGCCCGGTCAGACCGTTGCCGCCGCGCTGTGGTCGGCCGGCGTCGCCGCCTGGCGCACCACGCGGGGCGGCGGAGAACCGCGGGGCGTGTTCTGCGGGATCGGCGTCTGCTTCGACTGCCTGGTCACCGTCAACGGCCGCCCCAATCAACGCGCTTGCCTCGTGCCCGCCGCGCCCGGCGACGAGATCCGCAGCCAGGACGGGACCGGCCGCTCCGACACGGGCGAGGTGCGATGA
- a CDS encoding polysaccharide deacetylase family protein yields MKRRASRLLSTTTFTTVAALGLAMALTGCTKLETTSPSTVRDGGAAANSVNQVKLGTVDCSRAKCVALTFDAGPSENSAKLLDILKDEKVPATFFTLGKNHIAKYPELVKRMDAEGHEVASHTWSHKILTDLEPDEAREELRRPNEAIEKLIGHKPTLMRPPQGRTNDEVNKISREEGLSEILWSVTAKDYTTNDSALIQKRVLDQTERDGIILLHDIYKGTVPAVPGIIDGLKKRGFVFVTVPQLLAPGKAEPGKVYR; encoded by the coding sequence ATGAAGAGACGCGCCAGCCGGTTGCTTTCAACCACCACCTTTACGACGGTGGCCGCCCTGGGCCTCGCCATGGCCCTCACGGGGTGCACCAAGCTGGAGACGACCTCGCCCAGCACCGTCCGCGACGGCGGCGCGGCCGCGAACTCCGTGAACCAGGTGAAGCTGGGGACGGTCGACTGCAGCAGGGCCAAGTGCGTCGCGCTGACCTTCGACGCCGGGCCGAGCGAGAACTCGGCGAAGCTGCTCGACATCCTCAAGGACGAGAAGGTGCCCGCCACCTTCTTCACGCTCGGCAAGAACCACATAGCCAAGTACCCCGAGCTCGTGAAGCGCATGGACGCCGAGGGGCACGAGGTCGCGAGCCACACCTGGTCGCACAAGATCCTCACCGACCTCGAGCCCGACGAGGCGCGTGAGGAGCTGCGCAGGCCCAACGAGGCAATAGAGAAGCTGATCGGCCACAAGCCGACGCTGATGCGCCCGCCGCAGGGGCGCACCAACGACGAGGTGAACAAGATCTCCCGCGAGGAGGGCCTCTCGGAGATCCTCTGGAGCGTCACCGCCAAGGACTACACGACGAACGACTCCGCGCTGATCCAGAAGCGCGTCCTCGACCAGACCGAGCGGGACGGCATCATCCTGCTGCACGACATCTACAAGGGCACGGTGCCCGCGGTGCCGGGCATCATCGACGGCCTGAAGAAGCGGGGCTTCGTCTTCGTGACCGTCCCGCAGCTGCTCGCGCCGGGCAAGGCGGAGCCGGGGAAGGTCTACCGCTAG